One Streptomyces sp. RPA4-2 genomic window carries:
- a CDS encoding MHYT domain-containing protein, with the protein MGHLDHATFGWLTPVLSYAMACTGAALGLRCTVRALAATGRARRNWLLAAASAIATGIWTMHFVAMLGFGVSGTEIRYDVPLTILSLLVALVVVGAGVFAVGYGRDRGRALALGGLTTGLGVASMHYLGMAALRLHGSVRYDPMLVGLSVVIAVVAATAALWAGLNIKSPLAVVGASLVMGGAVSSMHYTGMLAVSVRVSPSGEALPGATVMQFVFPLAVGLGSYLFLTSAFVALSPTAREREASAAAQRPVESAAR; encoded by the coding sequence ATGGGACACCTGGACCACGCCACCTTCGGCTGGCTGACCCCCGTGCTGTCGTACGCGATGGCCTGTACCGGCGCTGCTCTCGGGCTGCGCTGCACCGTCCGCGCGCTCGCCGCCACCGGACGCGCGCGCCGCAACTGGCTCCTCGCGGCGGCCTCGGCGATCGCCACCGGCATCTGGACGATGCACTTCGTGGCGATGCTCGGGTTCGGCGTCAGTGGCACGGAGATCCGCTACGACGTCCCGTTGACGATCCTGAGTCTGCTCGTGGCCCTGGTCGTCGTGGGCGCGGGCGTCTTCGCGGTCGGGTACGGCCGTGACCGGGGACGCGCGCTCGCCCTCGGCGGACTCACCACGGGGCTCGGGGTCGCGAGCATGCACTACCTCGGCATGGCCGCGCTGCGACTGCACGGCTCCGTGCGCTACGACCCGATGCTCGTCGGACTCTCGGTGGTGATCGCCGTGGTGGCGGCGACCGCGGCCCTGTGGGCGGGGCTCAACATCAAGTCACCCCTCGCGGTCGTCGGGGCCTCACTCGTCATGGGAGGCGCCGTGAGCAGCATGCACTACACCGGAATGCTGGCGGTGAGCGTCCGCGTCAGCCCTTCCGGTGAGGCTCTTCCCGGGGCCACGGTGATGCAGTTCGTCTTCCCCCTCGCCGTCGGCCTCGGGTCCTATCTCTTCCTGACCTCGGCGTTCGTCGCACTGTCACCCACGGCCCGCGAGCGTGAGGCGTCCGCGGCGGCCCAGCGGCCGGTCGAGAGCGCCGCCCGCTAG
- a CDS encoding nitrate- and nitrite sensing domain-containing protein, with protein sequence MRTPRTTPAPGAESPSQAPARGRRAHAGPPAEEHGGLDEDADGTGPVGSPRPGAIPRRAGRWNPRPRTVRAKIICLLMVPVVSLFALWAYATVTTAQDVARLRQLQRVDSMIRVPIDNAVTALQAERTATVRYATDPESERQSDLRTFAERTDRAVAKLRLGDRNTVADGADLPTGVAGRLDSFVTAAEDLRTLRSAVRERRTGWNEVYEQYTKVISAAFTVTGALTGVQDPGPGSEARVLIEFSRAREALAQEDTVLAGARLAGTLEGERLRLFTGAVATRRALTDASVADLRGAEQASWRDLMDGSAYADVGAVEDSALASRPGATALAAAPEADWNAPHARVSDAMRTIEAHAGPGAEGRDYPLTRGLRTPAGAAVVFGLAAVAASLVISVRIGRGLVVELVALRNRALEIARRKLPDAMRKLRAGEEIDVRAEAPSGPPSEDETGQVAEALTTVHRAALRAAVERAELASGISGVFVNLARRSQVLVHRQLSLLDSMERRSEDPDELGDLFRLDHLTTRMRRHAENLIILSGSAPGRAWRMPVSLTNVVRAAVSEVEDYARVEVRQFPETSVIGAAVADLTHLLAEVVENAAQFSPPHTHVRITGEPVGNGYALEVEDRGLGMGKETLDEANRRIEETETLDLSDSDRLGLFVVSRLAARHDIKVHLRTSPYGGTTAVVLLPTALLQPGPAERAPRKADTEGPAEREYARVSATPEREAVQAPAERPVLVAPVQAAVEAPGKTSPETPPPGVTTLRLHRPPEASDGDDGLPRRVRQASLAPQLREQRPEEPAHVPRPRSEDTRTPELVRDRMTAYRDGWARGSGRTSGHGGTSAPDAGGDSGEGDPA encoded by the coding sequence ATGCGTACACCCCGTACAACCCCCGCACCCGGCGCCGAGTCGCCGTCCCAGGCTCCGGCGCGCGGCCGTCGTGCCCACGCCGGCCCGCCCGCCGAGGAGCACGGCGGCCTCGACGAGGACGCCGACGGGACGGGACCCGTCGGGAGCCCGCGTCCCGGGGCGATCCCGCGTCGCGCGGGTCGTTGGAACCCGCGCCCCCGCACCGTGCGGGCCAAGATCATCTGCCTGCTGATGGTGCCGGTCGTCTCCCTGTTCGCGCTGTGGGCGTATGCCACGGTGACCACGGCTCAGGACGTCGCGCGACTGCGGCAACTGCAACGCGTGGACTCCATGATCCGTGTCCCGATCGACAACGCCGTCACCGCGTTGCAGGCCGAGCGGACGGCTACCGTCCGCTACGCGACCGATCCGGAGTCCGAGCGGCAGAGCGACCTCAGGACGTTCGCGGAACGGACCGACCGCGCGGTGGCGAAACTTCGGCTCGGCGACCGCAACACCGTCGCCGACGGCGCCGACCTGCCTACCGGGGTGGCCGGCCGCCTCGACTCCTTCGTCACCGCAGCGGAGGACCTGCGAACGCTGCGCAGTGCCGTACGCGAGCGCCGTACGGGGTGGAACGAGGTCTACGAGCAGTACACCAAGGTCATTTCGGCCGCCTTCACGGTGACCGGCGCGCTCACCGGCGTCCAGGACCCGGGCCCCGGATCCGAGGCGCGCGTGCTCATCGAGTTCTCCCGGGCAAGGGAGGCGCTCGCGCAGGAGGACACGGTGCTGGCCGGCGCGCGGCTCGCGGGCACGCTGGAGGGTGAACGACTGCGGCTGTTCACCGGAGCCGTCGCCACCCGTCGTGCGCTGACCGACGCGTCCGTCGCGGATCTGCGGGGGGCCGAACAAGCGTCCTGGCGCGACCTCATGGACGGGAGCGCGTACGCCGACGTGGGTGCCGTCGAGGACAGCGCGCTCGCGTCCCGGCCGGGCGCCACCGCCCTGGCCGCCGCGCCGGAAGCCGACTGGAACGCGCCTCACGCGCGGGTGAGTGACGCCATGCGCACGATCGAGGCCCACGCGGGCCCAGGTGCCGAGGGCCGGGACTACCCGTTGACCCGCGGTCTGCGAACGCCCGCCGGCGCCGCCGTCGTGTTCGGTCTCGCCGCCGTCGCCGCGTCACTCGTCATCTCCGTACGCATCGGCCGCGGCCTGGTCGTCGAACTGGTGGCCCTGCGCAACAGGGCCCTCGAGATCGCCCGGCGCAAACTCCCCGACGCCATGCGCAAACTGCGCGCGGGGGAGGAGATCGACGTGCGGGCCGAGGCCCCGTCCGGACCGCCCTCCGAGGACGAGACCGGTCAGGTCGCGGAGGCCCTGACCACCGTCCACCGGGCGGCCCTGCGCGCCGCGGTCGAACGCGCGGAACTCGCGAGCGGAATCTCCGGAGTCTTCGTCAATCTCGCCCGGCGCAGCCAGGTCCTGGTGCATCGCCAACTCAGCCTGCTGGACAGCATGGAGCGCCGGTCCGAGGATCCGGACGAACTGGGCGACCTCTTCAGGCTCGACCACCTCACCACCCGTATGCGGCGGCACGCGGAGAACCTGATCATTCTCTCGGGCTCGGCTCCCGGCCGGGCCTGGCGCATGCCGGTCTCACTGACGAACGTGGTCCGTGCGGCCGTGTCCGAGGTCGAGGACTACGCGCGCGTGGAGGTACGGCAGTTCCCGGAGACGTCCGTCATCGGGGCCGCTGTCGCGGACCTCACGCACCTCCTGGCGGAAGTCGTCGAGAACGCCGCGCAGTTCTCACCTCCGCACACCCATGTCCGTATCACCGGTGAGCCGGTCGGCAACGGCTACGCGCTGGAGGTCGAGGACCGGGGGCTCGGGATGGGCAAGGAGACGCTCGACGAGGCCAATCGGCGGATCGAGGAGACCGAGACGCTCGACCTGTCCGACAGTGACCGGCTCGGTCTCTTCGTGGTCAGCAGGCTCGCCGCCCGGCATGACATCAAGGTGCACCTGCGGACCTCGCCCTACGGAGGCACCACCGCGGTCGTCCTGCTTCCCACGGCGCTGCTGCAGCCAGGTCCGGCGGAACGAGCCCCTCGCAAGGCGGACACCGAAGGGCCCGCGGAACGCGAGTACGCGCGCGTGTCGGCCACGCCCGAAAGGGAGGCCGTCCAGGCGCCCGCCGAGCGGCCCGTCCTCGTGGCTCCCGTGCAGGCCGCCGTCGAAGCCCCCGGGAAGACCTCACCCGAAACACCGCCCCCTGGAGTCACCACCTTGCGGCTGCACCGTCCTCCGGAAGCCTCCGACGGTGACGACGGCCTCCCCAGACGCGTACGGCAGGCCAGCCTCGCACCCCAACTGCGTGAACAGCGCCCCGAGGAGCCGGCACATGTCCCCCGTCCCAGGAGCGAGGACACCCGCACCCCCGAACTCGTACGGGACCGAATGACCGCCTATCGCGACGGCTGGGCGCGCGGTAGCGGCCGGACATCCGGTCACGGCGGCA
- a CDS encoding PadR family transcriptional regulator: MLELAILGFLYDSPLHGYELRKRITALTGHVKPVAESTLYPAIKRLEKAGMLARTTEPGAVAAPRHVLTLTEDGKRTLRRRLAEPARSDITDENRWFTVLAFLRHLDDPAAQASVLRRRLTFLEEPASFFYEGDRPLRAEELDDPFRRGVLTIARATSVAELSWLRATIASLDASDG, from the coding sequence ATGCTGGAACTGGCCATCCTCGGCTTTCTGTACGACTCCCCCCTGCACGGCTACGAACTCCGCAAGCGCATCACCGCGCTGACCGGGCACGTGAAACCCGTCGCCGAGAGCACGCTGTATCCCGCGATCAAGCGGCTGGAGAAGGCGGGCATGCTGGCGCGGACGACGGAGCCGGGCGCCGTGGCCGCCCCCCGCCATGTCCTGACACTCACCGAGGACGGCAAACGCACACTGCGCCGCCGACTCGCGGAACCCGCGCGGAGCGACATCACCGACGAGAACCGCTGGTTCACGGTGCTCGCCTTCCTGAGGCACCTCGATGACCCTGCGGCCCAGGCCTCGGTGCTGCGCCGCAGGCTCACCTTCCTGGAAGAGCCGGCGAGCTTCTTCTACGAAGGCGACCGGCCACTGCGTGCCGAGGAACTGGACGACCCCTTCAGGCGCGGCGTCCTCACCATCGCGCGGGCCACGAGTGTGGCCGAACTGTCCTGGCTGCGGGCCACGATCGCCTCACTCGACGCGAGTGACGGGTGA
- a CDS encoding class I SAM-dependent methyltransferase, translated as MNDDHTHVREFFSPRAADWDARFPDDGPAYAAAAAELGLREGDRVLDAGCGTGRALPPLRAAVGPSGVVIGADLTPAMLAAAVRAGRDREGQLLLADAATLPLRTGSLDAVFGAGLIAHLPNPRAALRELARVVRPGGTLALFHPIGRAALAARQGRRITPDDLRAEANLRPLLAGSGWVMTSYADEDERFLALAVHRS; from the coding sequence ATGAACGACGACCACACACACGTCCGGGAGTTCTTCTCACCGCGCGCCGCCGACTGGGACGCCAGATTTCCCGACGACGGGCCCGCCTACGCGGCGGCGGCGGCCGAACTCGGCCTGCGCGAGGGTGACCGGGTACTCGACGCGGGCTGCGGCACCGGGCGCGCCCTGCCGCCGCTACGAGCGGCCGTGGGGCCGTCCGGAGTGGTCATCGGGGCCGATCTGACCCCGGCGATGCTGGCGGCCGCCGTACGGGCCGGGCGGGACCGCGAGGGGCAACTGCTGCTCGCCGATGCCGCCACGCTGCCGCTGCGCACCGGGTCGCTCGACGCCGTGTTCGGCGCGGGCCTCATCGCCCATCTGCCGAACCCTCGGGCGGCTCTGCGGGAGTTGGCGCGCGTGGTGCGTCCCGGTGGCACGCTGGCCCTGTTCCATCCCATCGGGCGGGCGGCGCTCGCGGCCCGCCAGGGTCGCCGGATCACGCCGGACGATCTGCGAGCGGAGGCGAATCTGCGTCCTCTGCTGGCGGGTTCCGGATGGGTCATGACGTCGTACGCCGACGAGGACGAGCGCTTCCTGGCGCTTGCCGTACACCGGAGCTGA
- a CDS encoding alpha/beta fold hydrolase → MKQAEFDGRGSRIRWTEAAGAEPARVYVHGLGSASAVYNAHIAARPELAGRRSLFVDLPGHGISDRPVDFGYTLEDHADALAAALDEARVTAAELVAHSMGGAVAIVLADRRPDLVSRLVLVEANLDPYPPGEAGGSGIASYSEREYVENGGHARVLDKVGPAWAATMRLADPLALHRTATGLARGTTPTMRHLLERSPVARVYLQGELSGELDDRKGLEAAGVRVVSVPRAGHNIMFDNPDAFVAEIAATV, encoded by the coding sequence ATGAAGCAGGCAGAGTTCGACGGCAGGGGAAGTCGGATCCGCTGGACGGAAGCCGCAGGCGCGGAGCCGGCCCGGGTGTATGTGCACGGCCTGGGATCGGCCTCGGCGGTCTACAACGCCCACATCGCCGCCCGGCCCGAACTGGCAGGACGTCGCTCCCTGTTCGTCGATCTGCCGGGGCATGGCATCAGTGACCGGCCCGTGGACTTCGGTTACACCCTGGAGGATCACGCCGACGCATTGGCCGCCGCTCTGGACGAGGCCCGTGTCACGGCGGCGGAACTCGTCGCCCACAGCATGGGCGGCGCCGTGGCCATCGTGCTCGCGGACCGCCGGCCCGACCTCGTGTCCAGGCTCGTCCTCGTGGAAGCGAATCTCGACCCGTACCCCCCGGGCGAGGCGGGCGGCAGCGGGATCGCCTCCTACTCGGAGCGGGAGTACGTCGAAAACGGCGGCCACGCGCGCGTGCTCGACAAGGTCGGCCCCGCATGGGCCGCCACCATGCGACTCGCCGACCCGCTCGCCCTCCACCGGACCGCGACCGGGCTCGCGCGCGGCACCACGCCCACCATGCGCCACCTGTTGGAGCGGTCGCCGGTGGCCCGTGTCTACCTCCAAGGGGAACTGAGTGGCGAACTGGACGACAGAAAAGGGCTGGAGGCCGCCGGTGTGCGCGTGGTGAGCGTCCCCCGGGCGGGGCACAACATCATGTTCGACAACCCCGACGCCTTCGTGGCCGAGATCGCCGCAACGGTGTGA